In Trichoderma breve strain T069 chromosome 4, whole genome shotgun sequence, the following proteins share a genomic window:
- a CDS encoding RTA1 like protein domain-containing protein, with protein MLTPPALSHHDTARSSQDMFLFRLLALPLLVSAVAIQTRTQPQRGPSPTITTTICPTSSTISPNLDLRVREQVALTTVAVDDIDSFTTTILNIIPGKTDSYVTIHPQTIAIAIPTCHQTITPDHNGYVPPGTCGAIWTYYPAFKAAVAFAVIFALLLGVHLWQAIIYKKKWCWVIIMASIWETMAFSFRAIRTRDQQSEGIYLCFQIFILLAPLWVNAFAYMTFGRIVYAFHPSKSVLGIPAVTLAAIFVFLDIVSFVIQLIGGGMASPTASAAAQQRALQIYMGGIGFQQCIIVIFLVLCMRFQWQMDQAALYVALCMITVRIIYRFSEFSSGITKGNALTKYEAYFYLLEATPMMFAILVFNLLHPGRFVRENMQGIWSVFCGKIRNRRGKTTVEGYDGDAYDLDRHKLVEGCNAL; from the exons ATGCTTACACCGCCAGCCCTATCTCATCACGATACGGCACGATCTTCTCAAGATATGtttcttttccgtctccTCGCACTCCCTTTATTGGTGTCTGCCGTCGCCATCCAAACAAGAACACAGCCGCAGAGAGgaccatcaccaaccatcACCACGACTATATGTCCTACTAGTTCCACCATTTCCCCTAATCTCGATCTCCGCGTTCGAGAACAAGTAGCATTAACCACCGTCGCCGTGGATGATATCGACAGCTTCACGACCACAatcctcaacatcatcccTGGCAAGACAGACAGCTACGTTACCATCCATCCCCAGACtatcgccatcgccattccTACATGCCATCAGACCATCACTCCGGATCATAACGGCTACGTGCCACCAGGAACATGTGGCGCAATTTGGACATATTACCCGGCATTTAAAGCGGCTGTCGCATTCGCAGTCATATTTGCCTTGTTGCTGGGCGTCCATCTATGGCAGGCCATCATATACAAAAAA AAGTGGTGCTGGGTCATCATAATGGCTTCAATCTGGGAGACGATGGCCTTCAGCTTCCGGGCAATCAGAACTCGAGACCAACAGAGTGAGGGCATCTATCTGTGCTTTCagatttttattttgctcGCTCCTCTTT GGGTCAATGCCTTCGCATACATGACATTTGGCCGCATTGTTTACGCGTTCCACCCGTCGAAATCTGTCTTAGGCATCCCAGCCGTCACTCTAGCCGCAATTTTCGTTTTTCTAGACATTGTATCCTTCGTTATCCAGCTGATTGGTGGCGGCATGGCCTCTCCGACCGCCTCGGCAGCAGCCCAACAGCGAGCACTTCAAATCTACATGGGGGGCATTGGGTTCCAGCAATGCATCATTGTCATTTTTCTAGTACTTTGCATGCGCTTCCAGTGGCAGATGGACCAG GCGGCGCTGTACGTTGCACTCTGCATGATTACAGTCCGAATCATATATCGGTTTAGCGAGTTTTCGAGTGGTATCACCAAGGGAAATGCATTGACGAAATACGAAGCGTATTTCTATCTTTTGGAAGCCACACCAATGATGTTTGCGATCCTTGTCTTTAATCTATTGCACCCGGGACGATTCGTTAGAGAGAACATGCAGGGAATTTGGTCAGTATTTTGCGGCAAGATCAGAAACCGGAGGGGAAAGACAACTGTGGAGGGTTATGATGGCGACGCTTATGACTTAGACAGACACAAATTGGTCGAGGGATGCAATGCGCTATAG
- a CDS encoding ornithine cyclodeaminase/mu-crystallin family domain-containing protein yields MVATTEPIHITYLNGLDIAALELTDSEILEAVEKALDAQGRKQAVIEPRVHLVPRDSAKGHFNVLRGVVHPLNAAGVKVVGDFVDNYKHGLPSEFGILNLFDPDTGVPKAVIDATSITDMRTGAVTALGAKYLAPSKPKILGHIGARGSSYWNIRLLASLFQFDEIRIHSKRKESREALGARLEKELGRPIRVLDNWEETIVGADIIVEASRLPAPEPLLKTSWIKKGALVMPYGTMSALELSLTDIMDKMIVDDWGQCRKGLPLGALRQHVDNDKLTEENLHAEMGQIVAGLKKGRESDDETILFWHRGLSLSDIALGTAILDKAAKLDVGQRLRYA; encoded by the coding sequence ATGGTCGCGACGACAGAGCCCATTCATATCACATACCTCAATGGCCTAGATATTGCGGCACTAGAGCTTACTGATTCGGAGATACTAGAGGCCGTTGAGAAGGCGCTTGATGCGCAGGGACGCAAGCAAGCAGTCATTGAACCACGAGTGCATCTTGTGCCGCGCGATTCAGCCAAAGGCCACTTCAACGTTCTACGCGGCGTCGTTCATCCGCTTAATGCGGCAGGCGTCAAGGTTGTCGGGGATTTTGTTGACAATTACAAGCACGGATTACCCTCCGAGTTTGGTATCTTGAACTTGTTCGACCCAGACACCGGCGTGCCCAAGGCAGTTATAGATGCGACATCTATTACGGACATGCGCACTGGCGCAGTTACAGCCCTGGGAGCAAAGTATCTGGCACCCAGTAAGCCTAAAATCTTGGGACATATTGGCGCCCGTGGCAGCTCCTACTGGAACATCCGTCTACTAGCCAGTCTCTTCCAATTTGATGAGATTCGCATCCATTCCAAGCGCAAAGAGAGTCGTGAAGCTCTGGGTGCGAGACTGGAAAAGGAGCTAGGGAGGCCAATCCGCGTGCTGGATAACTGGGAAGAGACCATTGTAGGAGCAGACATTATCGTTGAAGCGTCACGGTTGCCAGCACCCGAACCTTTGCTGAAGACAAGCTGGATAAAGAAGGGTGCGCTGGTGATGCCCTATGGCACAATGAGTGCCCTGGAGCTTTCACTGACAGACATTATGGACAAAATGATCGTCGACGACTGGGGCCAGTGTCGCAAGGGTCTGCCACTAGGGGCCTTGCGGCAGCATGTGGACAACGACAAGCTGACAGAAGAGAATCTCCATGCGGAGATGGGCCAGATCGTGGCGGGCTTGAAAAAGGGCAGAGAGAGCGACGACGAAACGATATTGTTCTGGCATCGTGGACTAAGTCTTAGCGATATTGCGCTCGGAACAGCCATTTTGGACAAGGCGGCGAAGCTTGACGTTGGACAACGATTGAGATATGCCTAA
- a CDS encoding nmrA-like family domain-containing protein, with amino-acid sequence MTRQITVIGATGIQGGSVIRALVKDPAYSLTAITRNSQSEAAKKLALQGVRIVEANLDDVTALQAAFSGTSVIFAATNFFEPFMKYDAAQATEIETRHGINIAKAAAVTPTLEHLVWSTLPNTDRISGGKFAIPHYVSKNRVNDFIKSDPVLLPKTTFLWVPVYASNMNYPFYPSVQFPLVGDATVNVGLFTRAIIEQSDKTLGGKFVYAMTDVMTAGEMLATWAEVHGVEAEYVQVDKETYYSLWPKWGKAMDRMHEYAEWAKEKSFSGEDVILTKEDLGIAGLKGTRAAYAEM; translated from the exons ATGACCAGGCAAATCACGGTTATTGGCGCCACAGGCATTCAGGGCGGGTCTGTCATCAGAGCTCTGGTGAAAGACCCCGCCTACTCACTTACAGCCATCACCCGTAATAGCCAAAgcgaagcagccaagaaaCTCGCATTACAGGGGGTTCGTATTGTTGAGGCTAACCTCGACGATGTTACTGCGCTTCAGGCAGCCTTTTCTGGGACATCGGTTATTTTCGCGGCCACAAACTTTTTTGAGCCTTTTATGAAGTACGATGCCGCACAGGCTACCGAGATTGAGACAAGACACGGAATCAACATTgccaaagctgcagctgtgaCACCAACACTGGAGCACCTCGTCTGGTCGACTCTTCCCAACACAGATCGAATTAGTGGAGGCAAATTCGCAATCCCCCATTATGTGAGCAAGAACAGGGTCAACGACTTTATCAAGTCGGATCCGGTGTTACTCCCTAAGACGACATTTCTCTGGGTCCCCGTCTATGCTTCTAATATGAACTACCCATTTTATC CATCAGTACAATTCCCACTTGTTGGTGATGCGACGGTTAATGTCGGCCTTTTCACGAGAGCAATCATCGAGCAATCCGACAAGACACTTGGCGGCAAATTCGTGTATGCCATGACCGATGTTATGACGGCTGGAGAGATGCTTGCGACATGGGCAGAGGTGCACGGCGTCGAAGCAGAATACGTGCAGGTAGACAAGGAGACATATTACAGCCTGTGGCCCAAATGGGGCAAAGCAATGGATAGGATGCATGAATACGCTGAGTGGGCTAAGGAGAAGAGTTTCTCGGGCGAAGACGTTATCCTGACCAAGGAAGACCTGGGCATCGCTGGATTAAAGGGCACGCGGGCTGCATACGCCGAGATGTAA
- a CDS encoding snoaL-like domain-containing protein, whose amino-acid sequence MASSFSLPAALNLPTTSSESVADTIYRCALAWDSNDAALFDSSFMPDGIFEVNDHTMQSLPEIHAKGLALIFKLDTTHIVTNVRVQMREESQASLTATVLVQHFVKGKGMEPGQRSLMSGSLYCAELANDTDGLWKFKHLKIRSIWVEGDYSIIEDNFSEVGWQME is encoded by the coding sequence ATGgcatcctccttctcactCCCCGCGGCCCTCAACCTACCCACAACTAGCAGTGAGAGCGTTGCGGACACTATTTATCGCTGCGCTTTGGCTTGGGACTCAAACGATGCAGCCCTATTCGACTCCAGTTTCATGCCTGACGGCATATTCGAAGTCAATGATCACACCATGCAAAGCTTACCCGAAATCCATGCCAAGGGGCTCGCCCTAATCTTCAAGCTTGATACGACGCACATAGTCACCAACGTGCGTGTCCAAATGAGAGAGGAAAGTCAGGCTAGCCTGACAGCTACTGTGCTGGTACAACATTTtgtcaagggcaagggcatgGAACCTGGTCAAAGGAGCCTGATGTCAGGTAGTCTCTATTGCGCCGAGCTAGCCAATGACACAGATGGGCTGTGGAAGTTCAAGCACCTAAAGATCAGGTCTATCTGGGTGGAGGGTGACTATAGCATTATTGAAGACAACTTTAGCGAGGTTGGATGGCAAATGGAGTGA
- a CDS encoding fungal zn(2)-Cys(6) binuclear cluster domain-containing protein, producing the protein MGRKGSVKVRTGCITCKKRKIKCDETRPACCKCTSTGRACAGYQAKPTGHYSWEELLRPRQKASDTNNNIKNMNVVAPPPLFAGTVALNVSMSLPMGLSSTAGSDAAELRGFYFFVEVVAPALDGALRGSFWTHTVPRVYLQEVAVREATLAVSLLYESVSMNTSHHHYGAAIRRYNSAIKHLVASKTMSVETVLIACVIFICIEFLTGQGDVAIRHVTHGLTLLNNPTLASSKTELSVSLASFFCHLGIFPFFFSERSIPVGSSFVSETEAQAALDLLLCRSVRLVRMAAGHKFNTKTKPDFSLDLGTLIAQQKKLQDDLALWWYAFSAMPLRLNLSNEREMKVHTHAHDDDNDEEFFALLEVRWLVAQIWSSTCLTVNETEYDAHFGSFQRIIHLAKRAKMKMKTRARTTSSLVEPSRGIFSFTMGFGPLIHFVVLKCRYLPLRLEALALQSAIACLRESMWDCATMSAIGTRIVEMEHGIKLDVVAAVDSPSSFSSSSTTWTSASVAEIPVPIGDRTSLNSLPSDGMRILDYSLEDVERIRIPRWGEDEVRRKITLLVKTKTGAIEARQDWVLIR; encoded by the exons ATGGGCCGAAAAGGCAGCGTCAAGGTCCGCACCGGTTGTATAACATGCAA AAAACGTAAAATCAAGTGCGATGAGACACGCCCAGCATGCTGCAAATGCACGTCTACTGGCCGAGCGTGTGCAGGCTACCAGGCCAAGCCCACCGGCCACTACTCCTGGGAAGAACTTCTCCGCCCTCGCCAGAAGGCATCTGATACGAATAATAACATAAAGAATATGAATGTTgtggctcctcctcctctatTTGCTGGAACTGTTGCTCTCAATGTGTCGATGTCTCTGCCCATGGGTCTTTCCAGCACCGCAGGATCAGATGCGGCAGAGCTTCGTGGGTTCTACTTCTTCGTAGAGGTTGTGGCGCCGGCACTGGACGGGGCTCTGCGCGGTTCCTTTTGGACGCACACAGTTCCTCGGGTATATCTTCAAGAGGTGGCGGTTCGCGAAGCCACTTTGGCGGTCAGTCTCTTATACGA GAGCGTGAGCATGAACacaagccatcatcattaCGGCGCTGCCATCCGACGATACAATTCAGCCATCAAACACCTCGTGGCCTCCAAGACGATGAGTGTCGAGACGGTACTCATCGCATGCGTCATTTTTATATGTATTGAATTCCTCACCGGCCAGGGCGATGTAGCAATACGACATGTCACGCATGGACTCACTTTGCTCAATAACCCTACCCTCGCTAGCTCCAAGACAGAACTCTCGGTTTCCCtagcctccttcttctgtcACTTGGGCAtcttccctttcttcttcagcgagC GCAGTATTCCCGTGGGCTCGTCGTTTGTTTCCGAGACAGAGGCTCAGGCGGCTCTCGACTTGCTGCTCTGTCGCAGTGTCAGGCTCGTTCGCATGGCTGCTGGCCACAAATTTAATACCAAGACGAAGCCAGATTTCTCATTAGACTTGGGCACTCTCATTGCGCAACAAAAAAAGTTGCAAGACGACCTGGCCTTGTGGTGGTATGCCTTTTCCGCTATGCCACTGCGACTAAATCTATCGAATGAACGAGAGATGAAGGTGCATACACATGcgcatgatgatgacaatgatgaagagtttTTTGCCCTGCTGGAGGTCCGTTGGCTCGTTGCCCAGATCTGGTCCAGCACGTGCTTGACCGTGAATGAGACGGAGTACGACGCCCACTTCGGCAGCTTTCAGCGCATCATTCACCTAGCGAAACgggccaagatgaagatgaagacgcgGGCGAGGACGACAAGCAGTCTCGTTGAGCCTTCACGTGGAATCTTTTCCTTCACCATGGGGTTCGGTCCTTTAATTCACTTTGTCGTGCTCAAGTGTCGCTATCTGCCACTGAGACTTGAggctctcgctctccagTCTGCCATCGCCTGCCTACGTGAGTCAATGTGGGACTGCGCAACAATGAGTGCGATCGGTACGCGTATTGTCGAGATGGAGCACGGTATCAAACTGGATGTAGTGGCGGCCGTTGACTCTCCAAGCTCtttttcatcgtcatcaacgaCGTGGACGTCAGCGTCTGTGGCTGAGATTCCGGTGCCGATTGGCGACAGAACCTCTCTCAATAGCCTGCCAAGTGATGGGATGAGGATCCTAGATTACTCTTTAGAAGACGTCGAGCGCATCCGCATTCCTCGctggggagaagatgaagtaaGGAGGAAAATCACATTGTTAGTAAAGACAAAGACCGGTGCCATCGAAGCCCGACAAGACTGGGTATTAATTCGATAA
- a CDS encoding cytochrome p450 domain-containing protein: MDGPLSFIILIFGSFGALVAINLLRQALPQNRKEPPTVFHIVPLLGNAVSYGMDPPAFFARCRAKYGDVFTFIFLGKKITCYFGIDGNDFILNGKQEDLNAEEIYSPLTTPVFGSDVVYDCPNSKLMEQKKFVKFGLTQRALECHVPLIEQEVVNYIGTEPSFQGQSGTIDVSKCLAEITIFTASRALQGQEVRDKLTAEFATLYHDLDMGFQPINFLMPWAPLPQNRKRDAAHATMRTIYMDIIESRRRSGLKEGSDMIWNLMNCTYKNGTPVPDKEIAHMMITLLMAGQHTSSSASSWTILRLASRPDIAEQLYEEQLSKLGRGGRLAPLQYSDLNELPLLRNVVRETLRVHSSIHSVMRKVKRPIEVPGTGYVITPDKVLLASPLVTALSDEFFPGATEWNPHRWEHREMDENAKTDMEEPFISKGTRSPYLPFGAGRHRCIGEKFAYVNLSVIVATMVRSFRFYLSDEGKAVPKTDYSSLFSRPMQPALVCWERRRQVVDGWSSS, translated from the exons ATGGACGGGCCGCtgagcttcatcatcttgatcttTGGGAGTTTCGGCGCTCTCGTCGCTATCAACCTCCTCCGACAGGCACTTCCacaaaacagaaaagaacCGCCTACTGTATTCCACATTGTCCCTCTTCTCGGAAATGCGGTGTCGTACGGGATGGATCCTCCCGCCTTTTTTGCTAGGTGCCGAGCCAAA TACGGGGATGTCTTTACATTTATCTTTCTCGGCAAGAAAATCACATGTTATTTCGGTATTGACGGAAACGATTTTattctcaatggcaaacaGGAGGATCTCAATGCCGAGGAAATCTATTCCCCGTTGACAACGCCAGTTTTCGGCTCCGACGTCGTATACGATTGCCCAAACTCGAAACTCATGGAGCAAAAAAAGTTTGTCAAATTCGGCTTGACGCAAAGAGCCCTTGAGTGTCACGTTCCGCTTATTGAGCAAGAGGTGGTTAACTATATTGGAACCGAGCCGTCATTTCAGGGACAGTCCGGCACCATCGATGTCTCTAAATGCTTAGCAGAAATCACGATTTTCACTGCGTCTCGAGCTCTCCAAGGACAGGAAGTCCGTGACAAGTTGACTGCCGAATTTGCTACATTATACCATGACCTTGATATGGGGTTCCAGCCAATCAACTTCTTAATGCCATGGGCGCCACTTCCACAGAATCGCAAGAGGGACGCCGCACATGCCACGATGAGGACCATATACATGGATATCATAGAGAGTCGCCGAAGAAGCGGACTAAAAGAGGGATCCGACATGATATGGAACCTGATGAACTGTACTTACAAGAATGGCACACCAGTTCCCGACAAGGAAATAGCACATATGATGATCACACTGCTGATGGCTGGGCAGCATACCTCATCTTCGGCTAGCTCGTGGACAATTCTCAGGCTAGCGTCACGCCCAGATATAGCGGAGCAACTATATGAAGAGCAATTGTCAAAACTCGGCCGCGGTGGGAGGCTCGCGCCGCTCCAGTACTCTGATCTGAATGAGCTGCCACTGCTGCGCAATGTGGTCAGGGAAACATTGCGAGTCCACTCGTCAATTCACTCCGTCATGCGAAAAGTCAAGCGGCCGATCGAAGTTCCCGGAACTGGCTATGTCATTACACCAGACAAGGTCCTGCTCGCATCGCCTCTGGTAACCGCACTGAGCGACGAGTTCTTCCCTGGTGCTACAGAGTGGAACCCGCATCGATGGGAACATCGAGAAATGGACGAGAATGCCAAGACTGATATGGAAGAGCCGTTCATATCCAAAGGAACCAGGAGCCCATATTTACCATTCGGCGCTGGTCGGCACCGGTGTATTGGTGAGAAGTTTGCATATGTAAATCTCAGCGTCATCGTAGCCACCATGGTGCGTTCCTTTCGATTCTACTTGTCGGACGAAGGCAAGGCTGTTCCCAAGACGGACTATTCATCTTTGTTCTCTCGACCAATGCAGCCAGCTTTAGTTTGCTGGGAACGCCGACGTCAAGTAGTAGATGGATGGTCATCGTCgtaa
- a CDS encoding short chain dehydrogenase domain-containing protein: protein MASFAEIHKSPYAALVNAISANPLAGKVILITGAGRGVGEHITHRMAIAGAERIGLIGRDEPRIFAARDKFSKAYTGTTFEAFTADITDEEAIHAVFESFGAPGILINNAGTFSDDGPFVEQNLKAWWTGFETNILGTAIVTQQFL from the coding sequence ATGGCATCGTTTGCTGAAATTCACAAGTCACCTTATGCAGCGCTTGTTAATGCGATCTCGGCAAACCCGTTGGCTGGCAAGGTCATACTCATTACTGGCGCCGGCCGTGGAGTTGGTGAACACATCACCCATCGGATGGCAATTGCCGGAGCTGAGCGGATAGGCCTTATTGGCCGAGATGAGCCTAGAATTTTTGCGGCACGAGATAAATTTTCAAAAGCCTATACTGGAACAACTTTTGAGGCTTTCACGGCTGATATTACGGATGAGGAAGCTATTCACGCAGTCTTCGAGTCATTTGGCGCACCTGGTATTCTGATAAATAACGCAGGTACTTTTTCAGATGATGGCCCGTTCGTTGAGCAGAATCTGAAAGCTTGGTGGACCGGCTTTGAGACCAACATTCTTGGCACAGCAATTGTAACGCAGCAATTTCTTTGA